The Gorilla gorilla gorilla isolate KB3781 chromosome 23, NHGRI_mGorGor1-v2.1_pri, whole genome shotgun sequence genomic interval CCAGAAATGAGGGAGGTGCCTGGGGCGATGGGGGCGCGGCAAGGCATCTGGGTCAGAGGGGTCGGCTGGGCCGGTGGAGACAGACACAGGAGAATGGTATTTAGCACCTTCCCAGAGGCCACTGACTTGACCTCTGCAAGTCAGGCAGGAGGCGCCTGCTACCCTCTCCAGGCCTTCCTCGGCCTGGCCCTTCACTCTTGGCCGACAGGGTGTGAGTCCCAGGGTGGTCAgctgcagggcaggggcagggtgggTCCTCCCTACCGCTTCTCCCCCACCCGCTGGAAAAGGTCAGCAGCTCCAGTTACCGGCCACACACTTGGTGCCAGGGTCCCGAGCACGGGACCTTCCTGTTAACAAATGGTCAGGTCCAAGGTTCACACCTCCGGTGCTGGAGAGGGCCCAGGTGCCAGGCGTGGAGAGAGGCAgcagccccagctctgcccagCTGTGCCAGTGCCCGTGGGTCCCAGGACCATGTGGGGGAGGGCGTGGGGTGGACAGTGGTATGGGGAGGGGGTGGGCGGTGTGCATCCCCTACTCAGGCTGCAGGAAGAGAACCCCATTGCCAACCTAGAACCTGAAGCCAGTGCCCAGAGCTGCCCAACACCCCTTGTGCCCAGCGGCCAGCCCAGGTCTGCACTCACAAGTCTGTGAAGTTATCCAGGGTCTCATCAGGAGTGAATACGTCCAGCAGCCCGATCACCTGGGGGGGGCCACATAGGGTTGAGAGTGCAGCAGAGGACACGGGCTGGGGCACCCCCCAAGAGTGGCACAGCCCTCTGGGCAGGAAACCCCCTCTGCAGCTGTCATTGTCATGCCCCAGTGTCCAAAGGGCCTGGCTCTGCCCACTGGCAGTGTGGCCCAGCCCTGGCACACATACCCACAGAAAGGTTATTTTTGGACGGTGACAGCCGGGAtcttctgggggaggggcaaccCGGAGTCTGGGCTGGCTCCGAACCATCCAAAGGGCTCCTGCCGCCTGACCCTTTCACCCCTCTTCACCCCAACCAAACAGATCCAGGCCCAGGGTGGGGACGGCGCTATGGAAAGAGGCCAGGCCTCTGCCGGTGAGGCCCAGGCGGACAGCACCGTGACCCACCAGACCTGGTCCCCTCAGCACCCCTGGTTGGGGAGATAAGACAGTAGTAGTCATCATGTGACGACTGCCGCCTCAGCATTTTTGGGGTGACGGTCCCAGGGAGGCCTGGAGTTTTGCACAGCCAAGGGTGGAGGGGCAGGTAGACGTGTGGGCTGCGGGACACCTGGCAGAGGGCACACACACagtggccgaggcaggagggagaACACTTGGATAGTTTGAAGAACACAGGGAGGGAGGCCAGGTGGCCGAGGCCCAGGCCAGGGAGGGGCTGAGGAGAGGCCAGAGGGAGCCGGCAGGGCAGCACACACCAGGTGGAAGTTTGGCTTTGATCCCAAGAGACAGGGACGATTTAAACGGGGGCGTGAGGCTAAATGCATCCTCCTGGCCGTGGTGTAGGAACCGGCCAGAGTGACGTAAGAATGGACACAAGCTGGAAGGACAGCTCCGCCGGAGCCACGTGGGCCAGAGCCATGGGCAAGAAcgtggagggaggaggagagggaacagAGGGGGTGTCCAGGGAGCAGCGGAGACTGTGGACATAAGAGCTGGAGGGTGCCCGGGAGAGTGCTTTAGCAGAAGACGGAGAGCAGGGTCCTGTGGGCTAGGGGCCACAGGACTTGGCCTGGCCTCTGTGGTATGGGGGCTGGCCTGGAGAGGGAGGCGGCCTGGCAGGACTGGGGCCTGTGGCAGAGCCTCCTCCCCCGCTGAGCAAGGCACGTGGCCTCACAGAGCTTCAGTCTCCCAGGAAGATGGGGTTCCAGGGAAAGAGCGTCAGCTGCAGGCCAGGAGCCCAGGGGGTGGACCCACAGGCACAGCGGGGTGGTGGCTAAAGAAAAGCCCCGGTGGaccccggcgcggtggctcacgcctgtaaccccagcacttttggaggccgaggcgagcagatcacttgaggtcaggggttcgagaccggtctgcccaacatagtgaaacctcatctctactaaaaacacaaaaaattagccaggcgtggtggcgcacgcctgtaatcccagctactcaggaggctgaagcaggagaatcgcttgaacccaggacgtgaaggttgcagtgagctgagattgtgccattgtactccagcctgggcaacaagagtgaaactcggtctcaaaagaaaaaaaaaaaaagccccagagCGCTTGGTTGGATGGGGCAAGGCacgggtgggtgagtgggtgggtgggagcAGGGGGCCGTGGGGAAGGCGGCAGTCCTGGGGCAAGGCCTTGGTGTGatgggcgggggggtggggggggtgcgGTGCTGGCGAAGCGGGGCAGGGCTGAGTGTGACGGGGTGTCGAGGTGCGGGCAGGGCTGGTGTCCACTGCAAATGGATTTCACAGGGCCCGGGGTGGTGAGCTGGGGTCAGGGTGGGCATGGGAAGCCTCAGAGAAAAGGACCCATCCAAGGGGCTGAGGGAGTGGCGGTGGCCAGGAACCGGGGGACGGGGCAGTTTGCTGGTGGATGCAGGGACTCGTTCTCCCAAGGCACCGGTGGCTCGGATGACCCAGGAGGGTCCAGAGCATCTCACCCTGTAGCTAGGGTCCAGGTGCCCAGACCACCAGCCCTCAAGCTGGGCCCAGACTAGGGGGAGGGCAGGAGTGACGTGGCGGGCAGTGGACAAGTGGGACTGTATCCAGAAACCAGAGCACCCCTGGCAGAGAGGTTGGGCTCTTAGCAGCCAGCCACCGCCATGGGAGAGGCCCAGGGCAGCTGTGCGTGGCATCTCACGGGAAGGACTGGAAAGGATGGGCCCCCACAACGCACAGGAGGGTGTCTGTGAggcggccaccacgcccagtgccCCTCAAACAGCAGCTCCCTAAACCCTTCACCCCAAGGGCTCCTGAGGGTTCAACACACTCCCTGCGTTCTGGcgcccccctcctccccctccaccaCCGGGTCGATAGACTCGGGAGATGGACAGCAACAGAGCGGGCTCCACAGAggggctggaaaggggatggggaAGAGGAAAGGTGCCCCTTCCAGGAAAATCCTCCCGCCGGGAGCATCCTCTCACCGCGGGCTTCCTGGCTGGGGGCAAGGCTTGGCGTGAGACCTGGAGGATCCCCTGGCCCTGGCCAAGTCGTATCCCCTGACCAGGGCCTGGCTGAGGCGCCGAGTCAAGGGGCTGAGTCCTTCCCGGGGCTGGCAGAGGATGGGGAATGGCCCTTGGGGGAGTCGTCTCCCAAGGAGAGACAGGCCTTGCTCTCCTTCTCCCCTGGGGACCCACGGCCcgacccccgccccgccccgccccacagCAGGCTGCCTGAAGGAGGGGTTGCCGGGTGGGGGAACCCAGCCCAGCTGAACCAAGCCGAGGCCGCGGCGCCTTCCCGGAGCGGGGCCGCGCGACTCACGTTCTCGTGGCGCATGTGCTTGAGCAGGCGCAGCTCGCGGTAGGCGCGCTTGGCGAACAGCTCGGACTGGAAGGGCCGATACAGCTTCTTGATGGCCACCTTAGCGCCGGTGCGGTTGTCCACGGCCGAGCTGCGGGGCGGACCGCTTAGCGGGAAGGCCGGGCACCCCGCCCGCCCCGCCGGCCGCCCCGCCCGGCCCGCGCTCACCACACCGCGCCGTAGGCGCCCGAGCCCACCGGCTGCAGGTCCCGGTACACGGCGCGCACCTCCCAGGCCGTCTTGGTCACCTCCTGGCGGTAAAAGCCACTGCGGGCGGGCGGCGGAGAGCTCATGGCAGGCCCGGGAGCTGCCCACCCCGCAGAGCCTGCGGGCGGTGCCCCCACGACCGGGGACGGGGTTCCCTCGGCGCGCGCCCCGGGCCGGCTCCGCGCCGCTCGTCCGCTCGCCCGCCCGCTCGCCGCTGGGGCGCTCCTGCTCCCGGCCCTTCCCTCAGGGATGTCCCAGGTGCCGACCCCGGCCCGACCCCCACCCAGGCTGCGGACGGCCCCTCCCCCGCCCCGGGACCAACCGGCCCGCGGGCGGCGCGCACGTGACGCCCTCGCCCGCCCTCCGGCCCCTCCGGAAACCCGAGGCGGCCGCCGCCGGGGGAGGGCCGGAGCCCTGGGGGGAAGCGCAGGGGGAGGGGAGCGCCGCCCCGCAGCTTCGTCCCCATAAAGGGCCGGACGCGGCGCGGAGATACTTCTGCCAGCTTCTCCCCTTTGGCTGAACTTCCCCGCCCTGGGGGGGTCTCAGCAGGAGCCCCCTCCCCCCGGCTCCAGTCCTAACTCCCCACGGTTCCAGGGCGCAGGGCCCATCCTTGACAGCCTGAGCGCTGACTTCTATGGCAGCCGCAAGTCGGGCTGAGCCCTGTGTTCCCGGGGTCAACTTCGCAGGCCACCCCAAGGATGCCCTACCACTGAGCCTGATCCATCCGTCCCCCAACAAGGGGTCCATCTGCCCCTGTCCTGCCTGTGTCCCTCTTTCTACACGGAGGGGTCTGTTCCCCAGACTCCTCAGGCTGCATCCCCAACCCCACTCCTGTGGCCACTGACCCCGGGCCTCTCAGTCGCATAGGTCCCCGTGGGCCCTTTTGGACCCCCAGctcctccccccactccccccatcTGTGGGGTGCCTGCTCCAAGCATTGCAAGTACTGGTGTCTCTACCCATCCCACCCCTGCCTGTGCTGTCCTGCAAAGCTCAGGCTGAGAGTGGCTGCACTCTCTCCAGCAGGGATGGGGACCTGCTGGGGCCCTCCGCCTGACCCCTCTGTGTGGGCATTGTCCTCCCACAGGTCTGGCCCCATCCTGGACCAGATGCTCCTGAGGGCAAAGCCCCACCCTGacaccccttccccagcccaggAACCTGGGTCTCAGAAGGAATGTCAGGGCACTCCAGGAGCCCACTGGGCTGGTGGGTAACAGGATCCCTAGGGCCTTCTGCCCCGCCCTCCTGCCATGAATCAGCAGCTCAGCCGCTCAAGGGCGGTAGTAGCTTTACACCTGGGCTTGGGCCCTGCTCCATGGCATTCACCATCTCGTGACCAGTGAgcggggcagcccagggcccCCCAAACCACAGCTGCCTGTGGCCCATACCCTTTGTGCCCTGGGCTGCCTGTGGCActccacctcttccaggaagcccagCTTCCACGCTGTCCCCCTTACTCCCCGTGGTGGGGCTCAGGGGTCCAGCAGGCCCTGCACGGACCAGGCTTCTGAGGTGGGGCTGTGTCACcattctcctcccacccccaaccgCCAACACTGGACTTCCCCCGGGATTGACCACTACACCGACCAGGCCCCAGGAGGCCCCCAACTCCCAGATGGTTTCCACCCCTACCCAAGACCCAAGCAAGGGCACAGACTGTCCCTGGCCCTTAGAGACACTGCCTGACCCTGAATGGCCTGGACCCTCCCCCACATATAAGCTGCAGCACGTAGTGGGAACGGGACCAGCGTGCACATTCCCCGGGTTAAAGTGGCCTCTTTTTCCTtcaccaggaaggaaaggaaagctatTTTCCCTACCCTGTCCAGCCCCCACCCAGGGATGGGCAGACCCTTGCTCCTTGAGACACCCAACTTCTCCCCAGCCAGCTTCCCTGAACACTGAGGGGTAGGGGGGGTGGTGTCTGGATCTTGGCCCGAAGCCAAGCCTGCCCAGTACATCCCCACAGGGCAGCTGGGGTCACCATCTGGGTGGCTGTCACACCCTGTGCCCTCAAAGTCTGCCCATTAGCCATGTCTTCCCCTGGTCCCCCTGGGCTCTCAGACCCTCCAGGGAGCAGGGAGGGTGCCAGAAGATGGCCGCTGGTCTGACTGGGGGCCTGAGGGATCTGGCCAGCTGGAGGTGAGTGATGCAGGGTGACCCAGACACTCCCCCCACGCCCAGCAGCAGGGATGGTGGGGGCACCCGGGCCTGGAGTAGCCTTTGCATACAAGCCAAGTGAGAGAGAACCCCCTTTATTGTGCACCCCTGGTGCAGGCACTTGACACCCAGGCTTCCCTCGAGGCAAGAGGTCACCCCCTTTCCAGGGCAGAGCCACACCCCCAACTCAGCTCTGGGCAGGGTCCCGTCTCCGAGTTTACTGGATCAGCTCCATCCTGGGACAAGGAAAGAGGACTGACCCACAGACCAGAGCACCTCAGATCTCCGGCTGCAGGGCCACAACGGTGGGCAGAGGTAGAGAGCGGGCCAGGGTGCGGGGCAGAAGTGTCCAAGTCCACATCCAGGTGTGCTGCCTGCCTTAGTGTCCTCAAGGCCaaaccacccacccacccccagcctcaggAAACTGCTGTGGGTCCCACATCCAAGGAGAAAGCCCCTGCCCATGCTCATGTGGTTGCCCTTTGGCCCACTGGAGCCGCCAGTCTGAAACACCCCTCAAGGCATCAGGAACCGAGGAGAGGGAAGGCAACAGCACACCCACCCCAGCTCCAGCTTCTTGCCAGATATGGCTGCTGGCCTTGGGCGCCCACAGATTCACATGCACCACATCACATGTGCCCTGACATATGAACACGGGGAGTGCACGCTCATCCACACGTGCTCACACACACCCACGGGTGAACACAAGACTCCAGGCAGCTTTTCTCATTTGACACCTGGTGGTTGTCCCTGCCCAGCCTGGTGGCACACTGGCTCTGCCTCTCCTCTTAGACCTGTGGGTCTCAGCAGTGACCAGACAGCCCCCTACCCCCAGGCTGAGCAGCTCTAACCACTGAGACCTCTCCCTTTGAGTCTCCCGGGGTCCCGGCCCCAGCGCGCCCTCCAGAAAGCCCTGGGACAGAAGAGATCCCAAGGCTGACACTCCCTTGGGTCGGCCTGGGACAGACAGGGGAACTCCGCAGGGGAACCCCTTTGGCATCTAGGACCCCACAGTCAGGTCCCAGTGGAGAGTGCAGTAGCCAGAAGAGGGCAGGAGGACCAAGGTAGGCCCAGGGACACTTGTGCCCAGACTCCTACACATGGCAAGCACATGTACACACGTTTGTGCATGCATACATGCGTGTAGATTCTCCTGAAGGCGAGGGGTCCTAGGCCAGAAGTCTGTGACCATAGGAGTGTGGGAGGTGCCTCTCGAGGAAACCAGGCCAGCTGTGGAAGGGTGCAGGCCCAAGCCCCTCCACAGGCTCTCAGGGGCTGCTGGGCAGCACCTCACTGCTCAATCTCCAGGCTGCCAGGTGGCTTCGGTGGCTCTGGGGGCTTGAAGCTGAGGACTTCCTGGTAAGTGAGCTCTAGGAGGTGAAGGGAAAGGGTGAGCTTGTGCCTCCCACAGCCCGGCCCCCCACCTGCTTGTCTGGCACCTGCCACCCAGCCCAGGCCCACCACCTGGTGGAAAGCAGCCTCAGCACAGAGTCTGGGAGCCAGAACCTGCCCTGTGCCACCCCTCCGCCCCGCTCGCAGCCTGTGCTGGACACCTGAACGCCCTTCCACACCTGACCAGTCTGGAGAGGAACTGGGGCATTTCCTGCCTCTGGGGAAATGGAGCCCATAGGCCCCTGGACCCACCCCCAGCCACTGCCACGCTCACCCTTCCACTCCTCCAGCGTGCGCTCCTTGGCCTCAACGCTCTCATCATATGGCTCTGCCTCTGGCTCATCCTCGGGGTCGTGGTACTGGCTGAAGTAGGCATGGGCCAGTGCCTCAGCCGCACTGACCCTCTGGTCACTGTCCAGGACCAGCATCCTTCCAAGGAGGTCTATGGCTGCAGGGAAGccagtggtggggaggggggtCAGCTGTGCATCCAGGGCCAGATATGGAGCCCAGTCTAGCCCCAGGGCAGTCCTCACCCAGGATATGGAGCCCAGTCTAGCCCAGGGCAGTCCTCACCCAGGATATGGAGCCCAGTCTAGCCCAGGGCTGTCCTCACCCAGGGGGTTGGCTCCACGGAAGATGCTGCTCAGGTCCTTCTGGGGCATGGGGGGCAGGGACTGGATATATGTCCGGGCCTGGGGGCACACAAGAACACCTGGGGAGGCTGCTcactctctgcctccctggccccAAACTGGGGCTTCTCTTGGCAAGCCCCCAGACTCATTCACTCCAACAGGCCAGGACAAGAGCACAGGCAGACCAGTGACCCCCTCCATGTAGGATCTGGTGGTTCTAGCTCCTCAGTCGGCCCCTAATGCCTGCAGGAGCTGGGTCCAAGTACACTCCCTCCACCCAGCCCACCCCCACTGCCCTGGCCAGGCACTGCTTGCTGGGCCCCCAGCCCACCCCCACTGCCCTGGCCAGGCACTGCTTGCTGGGCCCCCAGCCCACCCCCACTGCCCTGGCCAGGCACTGCTTGCTGGGGTCATGGCTTTGCACTCACTGTCCCTGGTGTCAGGAATGTCTTCCCCCTTCTCCTGTTTCCCCTGCAGGGATTGGGCACCTGCCCTAGGCTCTATCCCACCACATCCCATGTTCCCCATATGGTCCCCGCATTTCCACACCACCCTCTCCCCCAGAGAGCCTGGGGGCTCAGCCAGGAGAGGGAGCTGCTGGCTGGCGGGCACCAACTCACGTGTTCCGAGGAGATTTTTGCCAGAACCTCAGGGCTGGGTGTGCCCACCACTTCCATGATGCGCTTCAGCTGGTCAATGTCTGTGTCACTCAGGAAACACCCACGGGCCAGCCACAGACCCCTCCCGGGCCCCCAGACCCAAAACTTTGGGGCGCTACCCAGAGCCCGCTCTCCTATAGGTGAGGATGGCCAGCCCAAAGTAGCATAGCATGGGGGGCAGAGGAGGCAAGACCCGCCAGAAGGGGCCAGCGCTGGTCCCTACCCTACAGGAGGGGCCCTGTTTGACCCTGCTCCCCAACCTGGGCCAAGGATACAGTCGCTTCCCGGGAAGAGGGCCTTGCCCTGGAGCAGCTCAGCCATGATGCAGCCCACGGACCAGATATCCACTGTGCGAGGGCGAGGGGGCCTCCATCAGTGTGCCCACCCGACGTCCCTCCTCCAGGAGACCCGCAGTCACATCCAGACCCCAAGATGGGCAGACCCCCTCCTCTGCCATACCCAGCCCCCCTAGGCAGGGGGAGGCCCATAGCTGCACGGCCAGAGGAGGCCAGCACCCATCATGCTCTAGCGGCCTCTGAAGGGCTACTTTTGAATGTGGGTCCCACATTCTTGGGGACCTTGCCTGCCCCCTAAGACCTGGCATGCAGAGCCAGTCGAGGGCCAGACGAGGCCCTCAGCCTTCGTCCCCCCAAGGCCTTCCCCCTGCACCTGTTTGGTTGTAATGCATCCAGTTGAGCATGATCTCAGGTGCCCGGTACCAGCGCGTGGCCACATAGCCGGTCATCTCCTCGTCCGCCTGGCGCGCCAGCCCGAAATCCAGGATCTGGGGCGACCACGTGGTGTTCTCAAGCTCCGCACGGGCTCCGCCGCCGCCCTGCCCACCCCTGCCCACGGGCCTCACCCTGAGCTCACAGTCCTCGTTCACAGCCACGTTGCTGGGCTTCAGGTCCTGCAGGTCACGCGGAGCGTGAGCACAGGAGGCTGGGACGGAGCCCTGCTGGACCCGACCCTCACCCTGCGGTCGCACCTACCCGGTGGATGATCCCGGCCGAGTGGATGTACTGCGGGAGGGGGATTGTGGTGAGCGCCGGGCCCGGCCCGCCCGCCCCCCTGCGAGGGGACCCGCGAAGCCCAGGGCGCCCCACCTTCAGCCCGCGCAGCAGCTGGTAAACCAGGAATTGAACGTGCTCGTCGCTCAGCGCCTGGCACTTGACGATGTTGTTCAGGTCGGCGCCCATCAGGGTGGTCACCAAGTACCTGGGGCGGGGTCAGGGGGTCAGGACAGGGCCCCACCGCCCCTCCGCGAACGCGCTCCCCGCTGCCTCGCCCGACCCGCCGCTCACACTTCGCTGAAGTCCTCGATGGACGTGGCCGGCGTGAAGACGTCCAGAAGCCCGATGACCTAGGTGGCGGGGGGCGTCAGGGCCGGGCGACGAACCCCCGGCTGTCGTTCAGCCCCCCCCGGGCCACGCCCCCAGTGCCAGGCCGCGCCCCTGTGGCCCCGTCCCCATCGCCAGGGCTCGCTCGCCTATTGGCTGCGCCGCGGCCCCGCCCCCCCCCACGCGCCCTACCCCACGGCCCGCCCCCGGCTCACGTTCTCGTGCTTCAGGTGCTTGAGCAGCCGCAGCTCCCGGTACGTTCTGCGCGCGTGGATCAGCGACTGGAAGGGGCGCGACAGCTTCTTCACCGCCACCTTCTGGCGCAGCCGGGCGTCGTAGGCCGAACTGGAAGGCGGGCGAGTGAGGCGGCGCCGGGAGGGTTCCGAGGGCGGCCGCACGCGCGTGGACCCGGGCGGCGCCCCTCTCGCCGCTTCTCCGTGGGGATGGGGCCGTGGGGCTTTTCTGCCCCGGTCCCGCAgccccagctcggcctcccaccCTCGGGCCTATCCACTCCGCGCTTGCTGGGAAGGAGCCCCTGGGGCTGGACCACCATGCGTGTGTTCACCCCGCAACGTCCTGGACCTTCTCTGTCCCCTGGCCCCACTGATTCCCACGCTCAACCAGGGGCCCCCATTCAaagcaaggctgggggagaggTGCCCCATCCAGCGTGGAAAAACACAGCAGGAAAACAGTCACTGGCATTCACCTGCAGCAGACGGGCCTCCCTCTGCCCCACAGACCCCATGGGCCCAGGAGGCTCACAGAGGGGGATTCTAGAGCCACCTCAAAGCCCCTGGACCCCTAGTGCCTCCGAATGTTCAAAATACGGAGGGAAAGTTGGTCAGAGGTGTTTATTGCATCATTATTTGGAACAAAACCTGGACAGAAGGTGATGTACAGCTGAGGGCGTCAGCTGGACCCACAGAACAGCCCTTCACCCAGCCCCACTTCCCAGAGGTCCAGACCCTCTACCCTGCACCAGCTTCCTGAGCCCACCCTCCCTTTGCAGGTGACCCTCATCCCACCCTCCCATGTCCCACTGCCCTCAGCCCTGCTAAAGGCAAGGCCTTTGCACAGCCTGTTCCCTCTGGCTGACACTTGCTTCTTGTCTCCCTCCCACTTCTGTCTCTTGGGATCCTGTCTCAGAGCAAGTGGAGGCTGAGGCCACCCCCCATGCCCACACAAGGGGAGCAAGAGCAGCTCCTGCTGGGTCTGGGATGCTCATGGGTGCAGGTAGAGGTGCCTGGGGCAGCCATGCTCCCAGCCTATGACCAGGGAAAGGTGCTCCTGAGGTGGTGAGGGGAGTGGCCCTGCACGTGGGGCAGCAAGTTCTTTTGGCCAATTGCATCTGTGCGGTCAGGTGACAGGGAATTGGCACCTGGCCCGCAGCCTTGGCAGTGGAACTAAGAAAATGGGCCAGGGATGCAAGGGGGGAGACCAGGCCTCACTCAGAGAACCAGACACCTCTCAGCAACTCCCAGATGGCGAGTCCAGCCAGGACCCACCCTAGTCCCCTATGGCCACTCCCACACTGTCCCAGACCCTCTTCCTGCCCTTCAGGTCTCAAAGAGGAAGACAGATCTGTGCTGGCATGATGGCTAGAATGACCCACCTACAGCTTCTGATGGAAGGCTAGGGACCACACCAGAAGACAGCCTGCCCTGGGACCCCCGGCCCCTGATGCTGGCTCCTGAGCTCCGAATCTGGTGGGCCTAGAGGTCCCACTTCCAACCTGCAAGTGCCTGGGGCAGCGCTCTGCCCTGGCTGCCTCTGCCTTTGCGCCCCACCAGGACCCCCCGGTGGGCAGCAGCTAAGCGGCATTGGCCATGGTGAGGACTCAGCTGCACCTCTCAAAGCCTGTACCCATGATCA includes:
- the MAPK11 gene encoding mitogen-activated protein kinase 11 isoform X1; protein product: MSGPRAGFYRQELNKTVWEVPQRLQGLRPVGSGAYGSVCSAYDARLRQKVAVKKLSRPFQSLIHARRTYRELRLLKHLKHENVIGLLDVFTPATSIEDFSEVYLVTTLMGADLNNIVKCQALSDEHVQFLVYQLLRGLKYIHSAGIIHRDLKPSNVAVNEDCELRILDFGLARQADEEMTGYVATRWYRAPEIMLNWMHYNQTVDIWSVGCIMAELLQGKALFPGSDYIDQLKRIMEVVGTPSPEVLAKISSEHARTYIQSLPPMPQKDLSSIFRGANPLAIDLLGRMLVLDSDQRVSAAEALAHAYFSQYHDPEDEPEAEPYDESVEAKERTLEEWKELTYQEVLSFKPPEPPKPPGSLEIEQ
- the MAPK11 gene encoding mitogen-activated protein kinase 11 isoform X2 — protein: MSGPRAGFYRQELNKTVWEVPQRLQGLRPVGSGAYGSVCSAYDARLRQKVAVKKLSRPFQSLIHARRTYRELRLLKHLKHENVIGLLDVFTPATSIEDFSEVYLVTTLMGADLNNIVKCQALSDEHVQFLVYQLLRGLKYIHSAGIIHRDLKPSNVAVNEDCELRILDFGLARQADEEMTGYVATRWYRAPEIMLNWMHYNQTVDIWSVGCIMAELLQGKALFPGSDYIDQLKRIMEVVGTPSPEVLAKISSEHARTYIQSLPPMPQKDLSSIFRGANPLGEDSPGLDWAPYPGHRPPWKDAGPGQ